From the genome of Mixophyes fleayi isolate aMixFle1 chromosome 2, aMixFle1.hap1, whole genome shotgun sequence, one region includes:
- the SRSF1 gene encoding serine/arginine-rich splicing factor 1: protein MSGGGVIRGPAGNNDCRIYVGNLPPDIRTKDIEDVFYKYGAIRDIDLKNRRGGPPFAFVEFEDPRDAEDAVYGRDGYDYDGYRLRVEFPRSGRGAGGRGGGGGGGGGGGGGGGGGGGGGGGAPRGRYGPPSRRSEYRVVVSGLPPSGSWQDLKDHMREAGDVCYADVFRDGTGVVEFVRKEDMTYAVRKLDNTKFRSHEGETAYIRVKVDGPRSPSYGRSRSRSRSRSRSRSRSNSRSRSYSPRRSRGSPRYSPRHSRSRSRT, encoded by the exons ATGTCAGGAGGTGGCGTGATCAGGGGGCCGGCGGGCAACAACGATTGCCGCATCTACGTGGGTAATCTGCCTCCCGACATCCGCACCAAGGACATAGAGGACGTTTTCTATAAGTATGGCGCTATCCGAGACATAGACCTCAAAAACCGCAGAGGAGGGCCACCCTTCGCATTTGTAGAGTTTGAGGATCCTAG GGACGCAGAAGATGCAGTGTATGGAAGAGATGGCTATGATTATGATGGCTATCGCTTACGTGTTGAGTTCCCACGGAGTGGCAGAGGGGCAGgaggtagaggaggaggaggtggtggtggtggtggaggaggCGGAGGTGGTGGTGGCGGAGGTGGCGGCGGCGGTGGTGCACCACGTGGAAGATACGGGCCTCCATCCAGACGCTCGGAGTACAGAGTAGTGGTGTCAG GGTTGCCTCCAAGTGGAAGCTGGCAAGATTTAAAGGATCACATGCGTGAAGCAGGTGATGTATGTTATGCCGATGTCTTCCGAGATGGTACTGGTGTCGTGGAATTTGTGCGAAAAGAAGATATGACCTATGCTGTACGGAAACTGGATAACACAAAATTTAGGTCTCATGAG GGAGAAACTGCCTACATTCGTGTAAAAGTCGATGGCCCAAGAAGCCCAAGCTATGGAAGATCACGTTCTCGCAGTCGTAGTCGTAGCAGAAGCCGTAGTAGAAGCAACAGTCGCAGCCGCAGCTACTCTCCAAGAAGAAGCCGAGGATCCCCGCGCTATTCTCCCCGCCACAGCAGATCTCGTTCTCGTACATGA